The Lycorma delicatula isolate Av1 chromosome 8, ASM4794821v1, whole genome shotgun sequence DNA segment agtataaactaaaaatattaccttagCTTTATATTGTGTTTGTGCACGTTTCATATGCTTGATAGAGGCTGTATGTTTAAGTAAAGTAAGACGGTGAGCATgaagatttttattacatattttgcaAAAAGCACGTGAAGAATTATTAGGCACTGCTTCAAGccaacctaaaaaaatattgcaaataaataattactacaataatttgggcaaataaataattttattaaattaaaactaaaacaaaaacaaaatttaatttatattttaataacaaaggaaaaaatgtataatatgaaaataaatctatataacataataaaatatgatataataaacacagagaaaaaaatacttgtacTATATCAAACAGcacaatatttaaagtattatttaaaatatttatatccagTGCTATATACTAACTTACTTATAAACAGTTTTCTTCTATGTGGGGTAGATATAATATTTGTACACACAgacaaggtaaattaaaattttaaaatatcatttaagtaTAATGATGTCATCTTAtctgaattgtttatttacagacattgattattattttaggaCAAACTGACTAACAGGTTACTATTTATCATGATAAAAGCAGTTGCAGTAAAGTAAGAAGTATTTGTTAAGTTACCTACCTGCTTGATATGACAGGATACTTTATGCACATTCCTGGtaatgttttttcaaatgtaattttaattacttcatttaattaattaaaaggaaagcATAATTCAATTTAAGTTGATTTATTTATCTAAGAATATTACACAATATCTACTTGTTCAcaactaaaacataaaacataagcTTACGCCTGATTAAAACCTCTTTTTTTGAAacagcatttaaatattttcttagttatAGCCCAAGCTGCTGAGAAAATACTGAAACTGTAATTGTACTAAACACAAGTTTTCTACAAACTGACTCCAACCTAAAAAACTGACTACTGGTCATggtatttaaaaagatttgagGCAACACTTTTGTTTTAGATCTATTGTGTTTCATGAATGAAAATGGATCCACCTTAGTGTGTTCATCAAAATTACAACTACTCAATATGGTATACAGActtgtgcatttaaaaaaaatctataaattaaaaaaacaaaaaaaaaaaaaatacaggcatTTTCCTGTTAATAGCaaagaagaattaatataaattaaattaataactttgaatCACACAAGTGAATCAGCACAATTGCTGgtgccaaaaaaatatttaacttttaatactgTTAGCTCTAATGCTACATGAACTTTTGATGAGAAATCATTTCTGTAGAATTAAAcccataataattaataatctggGCTTCTTTTTATGAGGCtccttaaattacattttaaggttAGCATCTTAAACTATGCTATCTAAGAAACAGGTAaggaaaagtataaaatgaaatgtgcTGATAaggtataaaaatgaatgaacatcAGTTCcaattcttatgtttttattttctaaataaactatgCAAATTAACAAAGTTCTGGATGTTTATCTTTTaggaaaatggtaattttatatcCAATCCATAAAAAAGTCTTACAGTAACCATCAAATAACTTTATCATGGTGTAATCATCATGATCAATCTGCTTGTCTGTAATACTAGATAACGAAACATTACGAGgtgcaagaaaataaaaaaaaattaataaaggtctAATCACTCTTTTAAATTGTCAAATTATCAGATTCctgagtggtttttttttattacatataaatatgttaaaagaattGTCAGCAATATTATTAACAATGGAATCTTCTAATTGGCACTGTTGGATCGCTGGTTTTATTTATAGAATGTTCGAACAGGAATGATTATAAGACTAATAAGAAGATTTTTAAGTATCAatttcaactaaattaaaaaacacttctTAACTTGCTTCACTAAATCACGGTTTATTATTAGGATAACCAGTGCTATCTCTAAATTCACATTTACAACACATTTTGCattccaaattttaaaatggcACATCATTAAATTCAAAGCTATGTTATCAGAGTGGTATGTAACACAATTTCTGTAGCATTTCTATAGTACACAGGATTTCCTGGTCTTGTAGTGAAACAATACTGACTTTTTCTATCAACTGCAATAGAGCAAATATGACGGCAAATGTGATTGCTTAGctacaaatttgttttgaaataacgGTAAAGTGAATACATCTCCCACAATTGATGAATACATGGTAATGTTACTACTATAcctaaagtaatataaattataaaaaaattaaactacatttgTAAATACAGCTCATAATGCAGTGCAATGCATTTATAACAACTTTCAccataaaacacataaaatatagtTCAACACCTTCAAGTACAAACTATGTCTTCCAAAACTTCTATAACGTATGATGATTATTCTACAAATACtccacattattattaataaataactcattTATTCTGATTCTTTTCAATTCATCTAACAAATCaggcaataatattttaataaacgtggaataaattgaaaaaaaatcgaaataatcaTCTCAGTTCTACAGCAACTGAATTGTTAAAGGAATCtatataagctatatatatacgaacataaaaaagaacatttatgcAAAATCTTCCGATATTTTGATGAATTGTATCATTTCACTTCTCATTCTGTTATTAACAACTGCAAAGTTAACTGGTAGTTTCATTGTTGTTGATACCGAAAGATATCAGATAAATAAACGAAcgcattcacacaaaaaaaagtcTTCGCATACTTATGTGTCGAAGACAAGTCTGGGTCTGTAAAGGGGCTGTTTTtcactagaaaataaataaacgtaccATTAAATTCAGGTAACTGTTCCCATGCTTTTCGATAATGCTGTTTGTAATAACGAGGAGATGTAGATGACCCCTTAACGTAATTTGAACTGGAATTCTTAATAACCGCTTCTTTGAGGTTATCttcaatttctttattcattgtaTACTAACACCAGAATAAAATGcaaaacagataaatataataCACTCAATCActtaattctttttcaaatttaataaaaaaccacTTCTCAAATGTTTGCTgatttcaactaaaaataaaaaaacaaaggttgGTATTGATTCGAATACGCAAATTACACTAGATTCATTGCAcaacataaacaataatattaacaaaaagttaCGACCACAACCGAAAACACTAGAATACGATTATTCATTGGTGTCAGCGCATCCTACACATATAAACGATCAACTACACTATTCTTTTTAAATGCGCTGATCGTTAAGTTTCtacgactttattttttttactgattttacactgaaagataaggttcaattttttacttatacaacaaaaatatgcTCACACCACTATAACAGCTACCGATGtttgatgaattttgtagcgtgtgaacaATGTCACGCCTGACCGGGAACTCGATACGAAACGTTTGTATAAACGCAAAGATAATATTCCATTGGAAGGAGTAGTTTAAAAACggatattcataaaataaatctaaattaaaacggTTACAGTTTTAAACCTACTGACATTTTTGCTggttataactataaaaaagtgTTTCATGTAGCAGCACAAAGTATTAGcatttagttaaaatttctatTCTTCTACAGAGATGAAACTGTTCATCACCAGATATAGTAACATCggttattgcctttaaaaaaaatactggtttaaACGGTATCAGAATTGAAATCTACGCATTCTTTCATAGAACccttatcatttaataaatgatcTCTTTAGTAAGAGAATTAACATTAAGATTAATCTCTcccaattttcagaaaatattcttaataacaatggcaaaagaaaatatcttgtctatttttttattactcagtAAAACTTTCATATTAAAACTTAGTAAATATGTTATCAGAAGGGTGGCTTGCAACTGGTTAAAAGATACTTAACTACCCATAAAATATTAGGATGAAATTTTACCTTTCGATACATATACCATAAGAGTGTAGTTCCTcactaaaaaatttagaatatggGAATCGCTTCCCTATTTCCTcatctttttactgtttattattaatccTCAAAATATTACACCAGAATATCTACAGATGacaattatttatatcaaaagatAACTATTTAAGTGAAATAGAGAGAGAAACTGCATTTTCAGTTAGAAGCATTCATTGGGTACATTATAACTatagaattaaatatgaataaattcataGCAATGTGCTTCTCAGGTAGATGTGCCATTgctaatttaatgaaaagaaaaaactaaataaaaacttctttaaatattctgtaataaataaaacatgacatTCTTACAGAATGAACTGTTCTAAACTGGTTTGTTACTTCATATATTGTATAAGCCATTCATTATTCCAtttgaagatatttaattttcactatCCATCTAGGATAAAGGTAATATTTCCATTactcatgtaaattaattttgcccaatgtaaattttttggacatcttgtgataaattttcaatggaagaccaaattgatttcatttgtaacaaacCACACTATACTGTATTCCTTTGAAGTGTTTTAATAGGCATCATTGTTAAGTATTTATTCTGAGTAAATTTCTgtctaaaatataatgttatattgtgaaactatttaaaagtcagaatgtattttcaggatataaaaatgaGCAATCAGATCTTTGTTTGATGCCAGTAAATTTGATTCATACAGataaattttggataaattaaaaaaactgatgttcaCAAACATCTGAATTTATGAATGTAcaagtttacttaaaataataatttactcctaaaaaaataataatattccctTCCCAGATGCAATTAATTTTCATACTATACAGCGTAATACTTCAGCCTTTGAGAAAGAacattatattcagtttttaataaattaagtagcgatctaaaaaatttccttttacagaaaaaatattactctattgcattaaaaatgttgattagTAATTAGatgaacttaaatttattttaatactttgtttaataagcaattaaataattaacaaataaagtatttttgttatttacactgtaattatttttagaattaatatggattttaactttttttttatttataatcttgatttataaataaatacagaatgttcAGAAAGTCACTGTGCAATATGCTTTGGAATTATGTGGTACATTCTGTTTTCAGCATTagattggttgccctgtgggttcgctGAGCATTACTCAGTAATAAACTAAGATGTCAGTTGTGATTGGATGTGCTCCATTTATTGGAATCAGTAATTGTTCTGTCGGTGGAGGAGTTAATTCGTTGAACACGTGTTTCATggaggtgacaagtatactgatttagcgaagcataagttttctgaaaagtttccaaatactcctgttccctAACTGCAGTGCAGTTTGAActctttaccaaaaaaatttcagGCAACAAGCTCTGTTGAAGACACTGATTGAAGTGGAAGAGCACCTAAATTAAGTGAACAGAAGcagcttgatattttggatgctatggccaaactccatcaaagtcaatgtgtaagttagcacagcagcaagattgttcaagaactgaaacctacagatcatgccaaaagacttaATTACTCtcaatggtttaaatgttttattgccaaaattctgtaggtatcctcaatattacattttttacagatgaagtatGGTTTTatctgggaaggtaaattaattcacaaaatacatacatgattgtggtcgacaactaacacCCATGAATTACATGAAGCAAAAATTGAAGTCTGGGTCAGTGTGAGTAGGAAAACATGCATTGtccaattatttttgaaaatacagttaatagtgattgtttttgtgctgttttaacaaacttcattattcagttaacagaagtggaaatcaatcacagttTGTTCCAATAAGATTGTGTCACAGCGAACAGGTCAATGTTAAAGTgcttgaaaacaaattgaaacgtgtacagtgttgtattgatgttggaggtcactttaaattattttcataaactattccagttattgtaatatcagtttctacagaatattgaatataaattcaaagtaataattaagaaagtttcatcattacacttccattattccagtgcacagcaacttttcaAACAcaatttatatcttaattaatttataatattgaccTGATATTGTTTTTCCATGGTTTCTCTTGATTCTTCCAGGCAAATGATGAGCAGTTCCATCTATGAAACAGTGACTACCATTCCTGACTTGATCAAATAATGtatgaatacattaaaataaaataactatttttttatttgtaaaggtGACAGATTGTTACAAGATTGAAACAgatgtaaatagaaataaatatcctAAT contains these protein-coding regions:
- the LOC142329110 gene encoding uncharacterized protein LOC142329110; amino-acid sequence: MNKEIEDNLKEAVIKNSSSNYVKGSSTSPRYYKQHYRKAWEQLPEFNGWLEAVPNNSSRAFCKICNKNLHAHRLTLLKHTASIKHMKRAQTQYKAKQLLEAAKISEPACNLNEPNVIVEVTDDRNELKVECNNINNSDNIKLPTETQTVSLTHGVSSDSSNNVQGLQKELTHIKRKLELYGIKSDRREG